From Staphylococcus sp. M0911, a single genomic window includes:
- the glnA gene encoding type I glutamate--ammonia ligase — protein sequence MPKRSFTKDDIRKFAEEENVRYLRLQFTDILGTIKNVEVPVSQLEKVLDNEMMFDGSSIEGFVRIEESDMYLHPDLDTWVIFPWTAGQGKVARLICDVFKTDGTPFEGDPRANLKRILKEMEDLGFTDFNLGPEPEFFLFKLDDKGEPTLELNDDGGYFDLAPTDLGENCRRDIVLELEDMGFDIEASHHEVAPGQHEIDFKYADAVTACDNIQTFKLVVKTIARKHNLHATFMPKPLFGVNGSGMHFNVSLFKGKENAFYDPNGDMELTETAYQFTAGILKNARGFTAVCNPLVNSYKRLVPGYEAPCYIAWSGKNRSPLVRVPSSRGLSTRIEVRSVDPAANPYMALAAILEAGLDGIKNKLEVPKPVNQNIYEMNREEREAVGIQDLPSTLYTALKAMRENPTIKKALGNHIYNQFINSKSIEWDYYRTQVSEWEREQYMKQY from the coding sequence ATGCCAAAACGTAGTTTTACAAAAGACGATATTCGTAAGTTTGCTGAAGAAGAAAATGTGAGATATTTAAGATTACAATTCACTGATATTTTAGGAACAATTAAAAACGTTGAAGTACCAGTAAGTCAATTAGAAAAAGTATTAGATAACGAAATGATGTTTGACGGATCATCCATCGAAGGTTTCGTACGTATTGAAGAATCAGATATGTACTTACACCCTGACTTAGATACTTGGGTTATCTTCCCATGGACAGCTGGTCAAGGAAAAGTTGCACGTTTAATCTGTGATGTATTCAAAACAGATGGTACACCATTCGAAGGTGACCCTCGTGCCAACTTAAAACGCATCTTAAAAGAAATGGAAGATTTAGGTTTCACAGACTTCAACTTAGGGCCTGAACCAGAATTCTTCTTATTCAAGTTAGATGACAAAGGTGAACCTACATTAGAATTAAATGATGATGGTGGTTACTTCGACTTAGCACCTACGGATTTAGGTGAAAACTGCCGTCGTGACATCGTTCTTGAATTAGAGGACATGGGCTTTGATATTGAAGCAAGTCACCATGAGGTTGCGCCAGGTCAACACGAAATTGACTTTAAATATGCAGATGCAGTAACAGCATGTGATAACATCCAAACATTCAAATTGGTAGTTAAAACAATTGCTCGTAAACATAACTTGCATGCAACATTTATGCCAAAACCATTATTTGGTGTGAACGGAAGCGGAATGCACTTCAACGTATCATTATTTAAAGGTAAAGAAAATGCATTCTATGATCCAAATGGCGACATGGAATTAACTGAAACAGCGTACCAATTCACTGCAGGTATTCTTAAAAATGCACGTGGATTCACTGCAGTATGTAACCCATTAGTAAACTCTTATAAACGTTTAGTACCAGGTTACGAAGCGCCATGTTATATTGCATGGAGTGGTAAAAACCGTTCACCATTAGTACGTGTACCTTCATCAAGAGGTTTATCTACTCGTATTGAAGTACGTTCAGTTGACCCAGCAGCTAACCCTTACATGGCATTAGCAGCAATCTTAGAAGCAGGATTAGACGGTATCAAAAACAAATTAGAAGTTCCTAAACCAGTAAACCAAAACATCTATGAAATGAATCGTGAAGAACGTGAAGCTGTTGGTATCCAAGATTTACCATCAACTTTATACACTGCGTTAAAAGCAATGCGTGAAAATCCAACAATCAAAAAAGCGTTAGGTAATCATATCTATAACCAATTCATCAATTCAAAATCAATTGAATGGGATTATTACAGAACTCAAGTTTCTGAATGGGAACGCGAGCAATATATGAAACAATACTAA
- a CDS encoding MerR family transcriptional regulator, producing MSNDSIRRNMAVFSMSVVSKLTELSPRQIRYYETHELVKPERTEGNKRLFSLNDLERLLEIKSLIEKGFNIKGIKQIIHKQENHLSSDEHETRKKMIVDATQKPYGETLPINRGDLSRFIK from the coding sequence ATGTCTAATGATTCTATTAGAAGAAACATGGCTGTATTCTCCATGAGTGTAGTCAGTAAATTAACAGAATTAAGTCCAAGACAAATTCGTTATTATGAGACACATGAACTTGTTAAGCCGGAAAGAACTGAGGGAAATAAGAGATTATTTTCACTGAATGATTTGGAAAGATTATTAGAAATTAAATCTTTAATTGAAAAAGGCTTTAACATTAAAGGTATTAAACAAATTATTCATAAACAAGAGAATCACTTATCATCAGACGAACATGAAACTAGAAAGAAAATGATTGTAGATGCAACTCAAAAACCATACGGTGAAACATTGCCGATAAATCGAGGAGACTTATCCCGATTTATAAAATAA
- a CDS encoding methionine gamma-lyase family protein: MTDMRSLIEDVESTLTPYFKDIERIALINQEKVLDAFHAVKATESDLLGTTGYGYDDFGRDHLEEIYARTFKAEDAIVRPQIISGTHAITLALQSNLKYGDELLYITGSPYDTLLEVIGVNGNGIESLKEHGVSYNEVALAEGKIDIPNVLNAINDRTKVVAIQRSKGYDQRPSIPVDEIKEAISAIKAQYPNVIIFVDNCYGEFVEEQEPTEVGADIIAGSLIKNPGGGLAKIGGYIAGNKDLIERCGYRLTAPGIGKEAGASLNSLQEMYQGFFLAPHVVSQSLKGALFTSLLLEKLNMTTTPKYNIKRTDLIQTVIFETKEQMISFCQSIQHASPINAHFSPEPSYMPGYEDDVIMAAGTFIQGSSIELSADGPIREPYEAYVQGGLTYEHVKLAVTRAVTQLKEQGLV; the protein is encoded by the coding sequence ATGACAGATATGAGAAGTCTTATTGAAGATGTAGAATCTACATTGACACCGTACTTTAAAGATATTGAACGCATTGCTTTGATTAATCAAGAAAAGGTATTAGATGCGTTTCATGCAGTTAAAGCTACAGAAAGTGATTTATTAGGAACAACTGGCTATGGATATGATGATTTTGGACGTGATCATTTAGAAGAAATTTATGCAAGAACATTTAAAGCAGAAGATGCCATTGTAAGACCTCAAATTATTTCTGGAACACATGCCATTACCTTGGCTTTACAAAGTAATTTGAAATACGGTGATGAATTATTATATATCACGGGTAGTCCATACGATACATTATTAGAAGTTATCGGAGTAAACGGCAATGGCATTGAGAGTTTAAAGGAACATGGTGTTTCATATAATGAAGTAGCATTAGCAGAGGGTAAAATTGATATACCTAACGTTCTAAATGCAATTAATGATCGAACTAAAGTCGTTGCTATCCAACGTTCCAAAGGTTATGATCAACGACCTTCAATACCTGTTGATGAAATTAAAGAAGCGATTTCGGCAATTAAAGCACAATATCCGAATGTCATTATCTTTGTCGATAATTGTTATGGAGAATTTGTTGAAGAACAAGAACCTACAGAAGTTGGCGCTGATATAATTGCAGGTTCACTCATTAAAAATCCTGGTGGTGGATTAGCTAAAATAGGCGGCTATATCGCTGGTAATAAGGATTTAATTGAGCGTTGTGGTTATAGATTAACTGCACCAGGTATTGGTAAAGAAGCAGGCGCATCTTTAAATTCATTACAAGAAATGTATCAAGGATTCTTTTTAGCACCTCATGTCGTCAGTCAAAGTTTAAAGGGGGCTTTATTTACGAGTCTGTTACTTGAAAAATTAAATATGACTACAACACCTAAGTATAACATTAAACGTACAGACCTAATCCAAACTGTGATATTTGAAACAAAAGAACAAATGATATCATTTTGCCAAAGTATCCAACATGCATCACCAATCAATGCACATTTTAGCCCAGAGCCGAGTTATATGCCAGGTTATGAAGATGATGTTATTATGGCTGCGGGTACTTTCATTCAAGGTTCCTCAATTGAATTGTCTGCTGATGGCCCTATACGTGAACCGTATGAAGCATATGTTCAGGGTGGTTTAACATATGAACATGTTAAATTAGCTGTTACACGTGCAGTCACTCAATTAAAAGAACAAGGACTTGTTTAA
- the hflX gene encoding GTPase HflX yields the protein MAQLSTHDTKKKLETAVLIGVHAQNDNEFNFESTMEELEALSETCQLNVKGQITQNREQVDHKYYVGKGKIEEIQAFIEFHDIDVVVTNDELTTAQSKTLNGNLGIKIIDRTQLILEIFALRAKSREGKLQVELAQLDYLLPRLQGHGRSLSRLGGGIGTRGPGETKLEMDRRHIRTRMNEIKHQLQTVVEHRDRYRSKREQNQVFQIALVGYTNAGKSSWFNVLTNETTYEQNQLFATLDPKTRQIQINEGFNLIISDTVGFIQKLPTTLVAAFKSTLEEAKGADLLLHVVDASHPEYRSQYDTVNQLIKQLDMDQIPQSVIFNKKDQCPSNMELPVSEQPYVFVSSRDESDKDKVKNLLINQIKRSLTYYEETVPSSDADRLYFLKQHTLVSELNFNEKDESYEIKGYKKI from the coding sequence ATGGCACAGCTATCAACACATGATACAAAGAAAAAATTAGAAACGGCTGTACTAATCGGTGTACATGCTCAAAACGATAATGAATTTAATTTTGAATCGACAATGGAAGAATTAGAAGCGCTATCAGAAACATGCCAATTAAATGTTAAAGGTCAAATCACCCAAAACCGTGAACAAGTTGATCACAAATACTATGTTGGTAAAGGTAAAATTGAAGAAATTCAAGCTTTTATAGAATTCCATGATATAGATGTCGTTGTGACTAATGATGAATTAACGACAGCTCAATCTAAAACATTAAATGGCAATTTGGGCATAAAAATTATCGATAGAACACAGTTAATTCTTGAAATTTTTGCTTTAAGAGCAAAAAGTAGAGAAGGTAAGCTACAAGTAGAATTAGCACAATTAGATTATTTATTACCACGATTACAAGGACATGGTCGTAGTTTATCAAGACTTGGTGGTGGCATTGGTACACGTGGTCCAGGTGAGACGAAGCTTGAAATGGATCGTCGACATATCCGTACAAGAATGAATGAAATCAAGCATCAATTACAAACAGTTGTTGAGCATAGAGATAGATACCGAAGTAAACGAGAACAGAATCAAGTCTTTCAAATAGCATTAGTAGGATACACTAATGCTGGTAAATCATCATGGTTTAATGTGTTAACTAATGAAACAACATATGAACAGAATCAATTGTTTGCAACATTAGATCCTAAAACACGCCAAATACAAATCAATGAAGGATTTAATTTAATCATTTCAGATACAGTTGGATTTATTCAAAAATTACCTACAACGCTAGTAGCTGCATTTAAATCAACTTTAGAAGAAGCTAAAGGAGCAGATTTACTCTTACATGTGGTTGACGCAAGTCACCCAGAGTATCGCTCTCAATATGATACTGTCAATCAACTTATTAAGCAGCTAGATATGGATCAAATTCCTCAATCAGTGATTTTTAATAAAAAGGATCAATGTCCAAGTAATATGGAACTACCAGTTTCTGAACAACCTTATGTATTTGTTTCAAGTAGAGATGAATCAGATAAGGATAAAGTGAAAAATTTATTAATCAATCAAATTAAGCGTAGTTTAACGTATTACGAGGAGACAGTACCGAGTTCGGATGCAGACCGACTCTATTTCTTAAAACAACATACACTCGTCAGTGAACTCAATTTCAATGAAAAAGACGAGTCTTATGAAATTAAAGGATATAAAAAAATATAA
- a CDS encoding glutathione peroxidase yields MENIYDFVVEKNTGETYKLEDYKDYVMLIVNTASECGFTPQFEGLQKLYEKYKDQKFIILGFPCNQFGGQEPGSGEEAAQNCKLNYGVTFPIHQKIDVKGEHQHPLFRFLTDAQQGMFNEKIKWNFTKFLIDRDGNVVKRFSPQKKPAQLENEIEKLL; encoded by the coding sequence ATGGAAAATATATATGACTTCGTTGTAGAAAAGAATACAGGAGAAACATATAAGTTAGAAGATTATAAAGATTATGTGATGTTAATCGTAAATACTGCAAGTGAATGTGGTTTCACACCACAATTTGAAGGGTTACAAAAGCTTTATGAAAAATATAAAGATCAAAAATTTATTATTTTAGGCTTCCCTTGTAATCAATTTGGTGGTCAAGAACCTGGATCGGGTGAAGAAGCTGCTCAAAATTGTAAATTAAATTACGGTGTAACATTCCCTATCCATCAAAAAATTGATGTTAAAGGAGAACATCAACATCCGTTATTCCGCTTCCTTACTGATGCACAACAAGGGATGTTTAATGAAAAAATCAAGTGGAACTTCACTAAGTTTTTAATTGATCGTGACGGTAATGTAGTTAAACGTTTTTCTCCGCAGAAGAAACCGGCACAATTAGAAAATGAAATTGAAAAACTTCTTTAA
- the hfq gene encoding RNA chaperone Hfq, whose translation MIANENIQDQALENFKSEKTEVTVFFLNGFQMKGTIEDFDSQVIRLVSQGKQHLIYKHAISTFMIDDENDSASETSEE comes from the coding sequence ATGATTGCAAATGAAAACATCCAAGATCAAGCACTAGAGAACTTTAAATCAGAAAAAACAGAAGTCACTGTGTTCTTTCTAAATGGTTTCCAAATGAAAGGAACAATTGAAGATTTCGACAGCCAAGTGATTCGTTTAGTTTCACAAGGAAAACAACATCTGATTTACAAACATGCGATCAGCACTTTCATGATTGATGATGAAAACGATTCAGCATCAGAAACATCTGAAGAATAA
- the miaA gene encoding tRNA (adenosine(37)-N6)-dimethylallyltransferase MiaA, giving the protein MSNTDKPFLIVIVGPTASGKTELSIELAKRCNGEIISGDSMQVYKQMDIGTAKVTKEEMDGITHHMIDILNPEDTFSAYDFKQRAEKCINDIRDRGKTPIVAGGTGLYIQSLLYNYQFEDETVSEEKMKEVKSKLNELAKLNNNELHEYLNSFDPESADNIHPNNRKRVLRAIEYYLKTKKLLSYRKKVQQFTENYDTLLVGIEMSRETLYEKINKRVDIMLSHGLFNEVQHLVEQGYESSQSMQAIGYKELIPVVKGNMDLQSAIDKLKQNSRKYAKRQLTWFKNKMNVHWLDRENMSLQMMLDEITPQINKRSTEHDCK; this is encoded by the coding sequence ATGAGTAATACAGATAAGCCATTTCTAATTGTAATTGTAGGACCAACGGCGTCTGGAAAAACAGAATTAAGCATAGAATTAGCAAAACGATGTAATGGAGAAATTATTAGTGGCGACTCTATGCAAGTATATAAACAAATGGATATTGGTACTGCTAAAGTTACAAAAGAAGAAATGGACGGTATTACCCATCATATGATTGATATATTGAATCCTGAGGACACATTTTCTGCTTATGATTTCAAACAAAGAGCAGAAAAGTGTATCAATGATATTAGAGATAGAGGTAAGACACCTATTGTTGCTGGTGGAACTGGATTATATATTCAATCTTTACTTTATAATTATCAATTTGAAGATGAAACCGTTTCAGAAGAAAAAATGAAAGAGGTTAAATCTAAATTAAATGAATTAGCAAAATTAAATAATAATGAATTACATGAATATCTTAATTCATTTGATCCTGAATCAGCCGACAATATACACCCTAATAACAGAAAAAGAGTATTGAGAGCGATAGAATATTATTTAAAAACAAAAAAACTTTTAAGTTATCGCAAGAAAGTTCAACAATTCACTGAAAATTATGATACATTATTAGTAGGGATTGAAATGTCGCGTGAAACATTATATGAAAAAATAAATAAACGTGTTGATATTATGTTGAGCCACGGATTATTTAATGAAGTGCAACACTTAGTTGAACAAGGCTATGAGTCAAGTCAAAGTATGCAAGCAATTGGGTATAAGGAATTAATACCTGTTGTGAAAGGGAATATGGATTTACAGTCAGCTATTGATAAGTTAAAACAGAATTCGCGAAAGTATGCGAAACGTCAATTGACTTGGTTTAAGAATAAAATGAACGTTCACTGGTTAGATAGAGAAAATATGTCACTTCAAATGATGTTAGATGAGATTACACCCCAAATAAATAAAAGGAGTACTGAACATGATTGCAAATGA
- a CDS encoding alpha/beta hydrolase, with the protein MSQSQFNITVKDGTMIEVKIDKANNETIGIVHLFHGMAEHMDRYDELVKALNLQGYDVLRHNHRGHGKNIDENERGHFNDMTQVVDDAYEIVETIYDSHFELPYIVLGHSMGSIIARLFVKQYPQFANGLILTGTGMFPKWKGIPTMVLLKLITMILGKRRRVKWVNQLMNKSFTKKIDQPQTESDWLSTKREEVNKFIDDEYCGFRVSNQLIYQTVKYMMDTANVKSLKQMNHNLPILLISGKDDPFGEYGKGVKKLGKIYKKAGIKHITVQLYKNKRHEILFEDDYLTTWQHMFEWIKKQILKKNKVSE; encoded by the coding sequence GTGAGTCAAAGTCAATTCAACATTACAGTCAAAGATGGAACAATGATTGAAGTGAAAATAGATAAAGCTAATAATGAAACAATTGGTATAGTCCATCTTTTTCATGGTATGGCTGAACATATGGACCGATATGATGAGTTAGTTAAAGCATTAAACCTACAAGGGTATGATGTACTTAGACACAATCATAGAGGTCATGGTAAAAATATAGATGAGAATGAAAGAGGCCACTTTAATGATATGACACAGGTTGTTGACGATGCATACGAAATAGTAGAAACCATTTATGATAGCCATTTTGAACTACCTTATATTGTGTTAGGTCATTCAATGGGGTCAATCATTGCAAGACTATTTGTAAAACAATACCCTCAATTTGCAAATGGTCTCATATTAACTGGTACAGGTATGTTTCCTAAATGGAAAGGTATCCCAACTATGGTTCTATTGAAATTAATCACAATGATTTTAGGTAAAAGACGTCGAGTTAAATGGGTTAACCAATTAATGAATAAATCCTTTACTAAAAAAATTGATCAACCTCAAACAGAAAGTGACTGGCTATCTACCAAAAGAGAAGAAGTGAACAAATTTATCGATGATGAATATTGTGGATTCAGAGTATCTAACCAACTGATTTATCAAACAGTTAAATATATGATGGACACTGCCAATGTTAAATCATTAAAGCAGATGAATCACAATCTACCTATACTATTAATTTCAGGCAAAGATGATCCCTTTGGAGAATATGGTAAAGGTGTTAAAAAACTAGGTAAGATTTATAAAAAAGCAGGAATCAAACACATAACTGTGCAATTATATAAAAATAAACGCCATGAAATATTATTTGAAGATGATTATTTAACAACTTGGCAACATATGTTTGAATGGATTAAAAAGCAAATATTAAAGAAAAATAAAGTGAGTGAATAA
- a CDS encoding glycerol-3-phosphate dehydrogenase/oxidase, with amino-acid sequence MGLSTLKRDHIKRNLKNEEYDVVIIGGGITGAGIALDASNRGMKVALVEMQDFAQGTSSRSTKLVHGGLRYLKQLQVGVVAETGKERAIVYENGPHVTTPEWMLLPMHKGGTFGKFTTAIGLTMYDRLAGVKKSERKKMLSKQDTINKEPLVKQDGLKGGGYYVEYRTDDARLTIEVMKKAAEKGAEIINYTKSEHFTYDSNKKVNGIEVVDMIDNETYPIKAKKVINASGPWVDEVRSGDYARNNKQLRLTKGVHVVIDQSKFPLQQAVYFDTEKDGRMIFAIPREGKAYVGTTDTFYDNEKATPLTTQEDRDYLIDAINYMFPTVDVKDEDIESTWAGVRPLILEEGKDPSEISRKDEVWEGESGLLTIAGGKLTGYRHMALEIVDLLAKRLKKEYGLTFKPCATKELKISGGDVGGSKNFDHFVKQKVDAAKGFGIDEDVAYRLASKYGSNVDDLFNIAQTAQYHTSQLPLEIYVELIYGIQQEMVFKPTDFLVRRSGKLYFNIDDVLQYKDAVIDVLADMLQYSEGQKQAYTDEVNKAIDEAQSGNNQPAVKE; translated from the coding sequence ATGGGTTTATCAACACTAAAAAGGGATCACATTAAGAGAAATTTAAAGAATGAAGAGTATGACGTTGTTATTATTGGTGGCGGAATTACAGGTGCAGGTATTGCATTAGATGCTAGTAACCGTGGCATGAAAGTTGCTTTAGTAGAAATGCAAGACTTCGCACAAGGAACAAGTTCACGTTCTACAAAATTAGTACATGGTGGTTTACGTTATTTAAAACAACTACAAGTAGGCGTTGTAGCTGAAACTGGTAAAGAACGTGCGATTGTATATGAAAATGGTCCACATGTAACAACACCTGAATGGATGTTATTACCTATGCATAAAGGTGGTACATTTGGTAAATTTACAACGGCTATTGGTTTAACAATGTATGATCGTTTAGCAGGTGTTAAAAAATCTGAACGTAAAAAAATGCTTTCTAAACAAGATACAATTAATAAAGAACCTTTAGTGAAACAAGATGGACTAAAAGGTGGCGGTTATTATGTTGAATACCGTACAGATGATGCAAGATTAACTATTGAAGTGATGAAAAAAGCAGCCGAAAAAGGTGCTGAAATCATTAACTATACAAAATCAGAACACTTTACTTATGATTCAAATAAAAAAGTAAACGGTATTGAAGTTGTAGATATGATTGATAATGAAACGTATCCTATCAAAGCTAAGAAAGTAATCAATGCTTCAGGACCTTGGGTAGATGAAGTAAGAAGCGGTGACTATGCACGTAATAACAAACAATTACGTTTAACAAAAGGTGTTCACGTTGTAATCGATCAATCTAAATTCCCATTACAACAAGCAGTTTACTTTGATACAGAAAAAGATGGTCGAATGATTTTTGCGATTCCTAGAGAAGGTAAAGCATATGTAGGTACAACTGATACATTCTATGATAATGAAAAAGCAACACCATTAACAACGCAAGAAGATAGAGATTATTTAATTGATGCGATTAATTACATGTTCCCAACAGTTGATGTAAAAGATGAAGACATCGAATCTACATGGGCTGGTGTACGTCCGTTAATTTTAGAAGAAGGAAAAGACCCTTCAGAAATCTCTCGTAAAGACGAAGTATGGGAAGGCGAATCAGGCTTATTAACAATCGCGGGTGGTAAATTAACAGGATACCGTCATATGGCATTAGAAATTGTTGATTTATTAGCTAAACGTCTTAAAAAAGAATATGGTTTAACATTCAAACCATGTGCGACTAAAGAATTGAAAATTTCTGGTGGTGACGTTGGTGGTAGTAAAAACTTTGACCACTTTGTTAAACAAAAAGTAGACGCTGCTAAAGGTTTTGGTATTGATGAAGATGTAGCATACCGTTTAGCAAGTAAATACGGTTCAAATGTTGATGATTTATTCAACATTGCTCAAACTGCGCAATATCATACTAGTCAATTACCATTAGAAATTTATGTAGAATTAATCTATGGTATCCAACAAGAAATGGTATTTAAACCAACTGACTTCCTTGTACGTAGATCAGGTAAATTATACTTTAATATTGATGATGTACTACAATATAAAGATGCAGTTATCGATGTATTAGCAGATATGCTTCAATATAGTGAAGGTCAAAAACAAGCCTATACTGATGAAGTAAATAAAGCGATTGATGAAGCACAATCTGGTAATAACCAACCAGCAGTTAAAGAATAA
- the glpK gene encoding glycerol kinase GlpK, producing MEKYILSIDQGTTSSRAILFNKDGEIKGVAQREFKQHFPQSGWVEHDANEIWTSVLSVMAEVMNEHNIRAEQIEGIGITNQRETTVVWDKNTGRPIYHAIVWQSRQTQSICQELKDQGHEALFRDKTGLLLDPYFAGTKVKWILDNVEGAREKADNGDLLFGTIDSWLVWKLSGKEAHITDYTNASRTLMFNIHDLKWDKELLDILEVPESMLPEVKPSSEVYAHTVDYHFFGQNVPIAGIAGDQQAALFGQACFDKGDVKNTYGTGGFMLMNTGEEAVKSDSGLLTTIAYGIDGKVNYALEGSIFVSGSAIQWLRDGLRMINSAPQTENYATRVDSTEGVYVVPAFVGLGTPYWDSEARGAIFGLTRGTEKEHFIRATLESLCYQTRDVMEAMSKDSGIEVQNLRVDGGAVKNNFIMQFQADIVNTPVERPEIQETTALGAAYLAGLAVGFWESKDDIANRWKLEEEFEPKMEEEQRTKLYKGWKKAVEATQVFKLED from the coding sequence ATGGAAAAATACATTTTATCAATAGACCAAGGAACAACAAGTTCAAGAGCTATTCTATTCAATAAAGATGGCGAAATTAAAGGTGTAGCACAAAGAGAATTTAAACAACATTTCCCACAATCAGGATGGGTAGAGCATGATGCGAATGAAATTTGGACGTCAGTACTATCTGTGATGGCAGAGGTCATGAACGAACATAACATTAGAGCAGAACAAATCGAAGGTATTGGTATTACAAACCAACGTGAGACAACAGTTGTTTGGGATAAAAATACCGGTCGACCAATTTACCATGCAATTGTATGGCAATCTCGTCAAACGCAAAGTATTTGCCAAGAATTGAAAGACCAAGGTCATGAAGCATTGTTCCGTGACAAAACTGGTTTATTATTAGACCCATATTTTGCAGGAACAAAAGTCAAATGGATTTTAGATAATGTTGAAGGTGCACGTGAAAAAGCAGATAATGGCGATTTACTATTTGGTACAATTGATTCTTGGTTAGTATGGAAATTATCTGGTAAAGAAGCACATATCACAGACTATACAAACGCAAGTCGTACATTAATGTTCAATATCCATGACTTAAAATGGGATAAAGAATTATTAGATATTTTAGAAGTACCTGAAAGTATGCTACCTGAAGTGAAGCCATCAAGTGAAGTTTATGCACATACAGTTGATTATCATTTCTTTGGTCAAAATGTACCAATCGCAGGTATCGCTGGTGACCAACAAGCTGCCTTATTTGGTCAAGCATGTTTCGACAAAGGTGACGTGAAAAATACTTACGGTACTGGTGGATTCATGTTAATGAACACTGGTGAAGAAGCAGTTAAATCTGACAGCGGATTATTAACAACTATCGCATATGGTATTGATGGTAAAGTAAACTATGCTTTAGAAGGTTCTATCTTTGTTTCAGGTTCAGCTATTCAGTGGTTACGTGATGGATTAAGAATGATTAATTCAGCACCACAAACTGAAAACTATGCGACTAGAGTAGACTCAACTGAAGGTGTATACGTTGTACCAGCATTTGTTGGATTAGGAACACCTTACTGGGATTCTGAAGCTAGAGGCGCTATCTTTGGATTAACTCGTGGTACTGAAAAAGAACACTTCATTCGTGCAACATTAGAGTCACTATGCTATCAAACTCGCGATGTAATGGAAGCAATGTCAAAAGATTCAGGTATCGAAGTTCAAAACTTACGAGTTGATGGTGGCGCAGTTAAAAATAACTTTATCATGCAATTCCAAGCAGATATTGTTAATACACCTGTAGAAAGACCTGAAATTCAAGAAACAACTGCACTTGGTGCTGCATACTTAGCAGGTTTAGCAGTTGGATTCTGGGAAAGTAAAGATGACATTGCTAACAGATGGAAACTTGAAGAAGAATTCGAACCAAAAATGGAAGAAGAACAACGCACTAAGCTTTATAAAGGTTGGAAAAAAGCTGTAGAAGCTACACAAGTATTTAAATTAGAAGATTAG